From Chryseobacterium shandongense, the proteins below share one genomic window:
- a CDS encoding MFS transporter, with protein MISFTPLQTLKNVEFRNLLTGRFFIVLAFRMLATLLGWWVYQLTKDPFSIGLIGLSEVIPAVSCALYAGHVIDMNEKKRLLLICNYAYIFLIGLLLIPAFFNVEMHFTGHQITYFIYAVIFFTGIARAFIGPIVPSMIPKIVKKDNLPNAVTLNQATFLISSVCGHAAGGFLIGYFGVRWTLIVIIALIFLASLFFFQLNKQHSEYKKEEINVIESMREGISYILKTKEILGALCLDMFAVLFGGAVAMIPVYATDILKVGAEGFGLLNAASDIGSMCIITVLSIVPLRKNQGKILLAVVTGFGLCIIGFGLSRLYWLSFLFLMMSGMLDGISVVIRGTIVQLKTPDHIRGRVLSVNSIFIMSSNEMGQFESGLMAKLLGIVRSVVFGGTMTVLVALIVGTTNKKLRKMQY; from the coding sequence ATGATTTCTTTTACCCCGTTACAGACATTAAAAAATGTCGAATTCAGGAATCTTCTTACGGGAAGATTTTTTATTGTTCTTGCATTCAGAATGCTTGCAACCCTACTGGGATGGTGGGTATATCAATTAACAAAAGATCCTTTTTCAATAGGTTTAATTGGCCTTTCGGAAGTAATTCCGGCAGTAAGCTGCGCACTCTATGCAGGACATGTAATTGATATGAATGAAAAAAAGAGATTATTACTCATTTGTAATTATGCTTATATTTTTTTAATCGGACTACTGCTCATCCCTGCATTTTTTAATGTAGAAATGCATTTTACGGGGCATCAGATTACCTATTTTATCTACGCTGTAATTTTTTTTACCGGTATTGCCAGAGCCTTTATAGGACCTATCGTACCATCTATGATTCCTAAAATTGTAAAAAAAGATAACCTCCCGAATGCGGTTACTTTAAACCAGGCGACCTTTCTAATCTCCTCTGTTTGCGGGCATGCAGCAGGAGGATTTTTGATCGGTTATTTCGGAGTAAGATGGACTCTTATTGTAATTATTGCACTCATCTTTCTGGCATCCTTATTTTTTTTTCAGCTAAATAAACAACATTCCGAATACAAAAAGGAGGAAATTAACGTTATAGAAAGTATGCGTGAAGGAATTTCTTACATTTTGAAAACTAAAGAAATTCTGGGTGCTCTTTGTCTTGACATGTTTGCCGTACTTTTCGGCGGGGCTGTTGCGATGATTCCGGTATATGCTACCGACATTCTCAAAGTGGGTGCGGAAGGTTTCGGACTATTGAATGCGGCCTCAGATATTGGCTCCATGTGTATTATTACAGTATTGTCGATCGTCCCACTGAGGAAAAATCAGGGTAAAATTCTACTCGCAGTGGTGACGGGATTCGGTCTGTGTATTATCGGTTTCGGATTATCACGGTTGTATTGGCTTTCTTTCTTGTTTTTGATGATGAGCGGAATGCTGGACGGAATTTCAGTGGTCATCAGAGGAACCATTGTACAACTTAAAACTCCGGACCACATACGTGGAAGAGTGTTAAGTGTAAATTCAATTTTCATCATGTCAAGCAATGAAATGGGACAGTTTGAAAGCGGACTTATGGCTAAATTATTAGGAATAGTACGCTCCGTAGTGTTTGGAGGAACAATGACTGTGCTTGTTGCACTAATCGTAGGAACGACCAATAAAAAATTGAGAAAAATGCAATATTAA
- a CDS encoding tetratricopeptide repeat protein, producing MKKTLLICFCVVGFCLQAQTYSEKDFKQTVSQVNTAQTENDYETIFQKFSVFTSTKPSEKWDAYYYAAVAMYMKAELQLKKSPSSDVSNLNALAGKYAHGGTSASKSNTAETDILLGLIALQKAEMKGAKDVQSNLDIASQMIAKAQAVSPENPRLAILKAKFEQRSGNKENAEKLFKKASTGLESKSASSAAPTWGRLLIPSMN from the coding sequence ATGAAAAAAACTCTACTTATTTGTTTTTGTGTAGTAGGCTTTTGCTTACAAGCACAAACGTACAGTGAAAAAGACTTCAAACAAACTGTTTCGCAGGTAAACACTGCTCAGACAGAAAACGATTATGAAACCATTTTCCAAAAGTTTTCAGTATTTACTTCTACAAAACCGTCGGAAAAATGGGATGCATATTATTATGCTGCCGTAGCGATGTACATGAAAGCAGAATTACAGCTTAAAAAATCTCCTTCATCAGACGTTTCAAATTTAAATGCATTAGCCGGCAAGTATGCTCATGGCGGTACTTCAGCATCTAAATCAAATACTGCCGAGACTGATATTTTATTAGGCTTAATTGCACTTCAGAAAGCTGAGATGAAGGGAGCAAAAGATGTCCAGAGCAATTTGGATATTGCTTCACAAATGATAGCTAAAGCTCAGGCTGTTTCACCGGAAAATCCAAGATTAGCAATTCTTAAAGCTAAATTTGAGCAAAGATCCGGGAATAAAGAAAATGCTGAAAAGTTGTTTAAAAAGGCATCGACTGGACTTGAAAGCAAAAGCGCGTCTTCCGCTGCACCTACTTGGGGCAGATTGCTTATTCCATCTATGAATTAA
- a CDS encoding T9SS type B sorting domain-containing protein, which translates to MKKTLYLFLILISQAIFAQSSSDCGGNVQVCGNTPISFTPTGPGNVMETLGGCLSTEHFSIWYTFTIATSGTLTFTINPNAFTDDYDWAVYGPNVTCGNLGGPIRCNYSAADGPTGLNTTATNTTAGAGGSPFCSSMNVVAGQTYYLIVDNFSSSANGFVLTWGGTATLVSPFNSAFQPYPFIEPGTPGPTPNSPREVVVCSNPAVFDFTTLSAGIVNNNPNFNVSYYYSQNDAISGNNPITAPITVNTTDTYYYAITYSVPGAPATAINRCRIPGNFKFIQKAITGTNVTLTKCNNNNEGTAVFDLTTANVNPDPTVNRKYYPTLTDLNAGTNEITNPYQYVSAGGEVYVLLTSTFDCKATAKITLAFFPVVTVTEATLRSCFIETNPATASFDLTIAPVTTQAGVKTYYPSMADAVAGTNQIANPSTYIAPNGVVFIKVTDANGCYGVAKVNLIVLPPVYSNTLDDKIICIEDTTTLDAGPGFTGYNWSTGATTQTINNVTVGTYWVDLKTGDCVTRQTVKVYPSDQPVISNIDIANNSITVNVVGGAAPYKYSLDGINWQDSNIFTNVPRGDNSIYVKDGYDCEPITITVIVPNLVNVITPNGDGVNDVIDYSALAGKQNLILSIFDRYGVKVGQADKTNGYKWDGTTGGKKVPTGTYWYTVTWNENDKKNTPFKFSGWVMVKNRE; encoded by the coding sequence ATGAAAAAAACTCTATATCTTTTTTTAATTTTAATTTCCCAGGCCATTTTTGCGCAATCAAGTTCAGATTGCGGCGGAAACGTACAGGTTTGCGGAAATACTCCAATATCCTTTACTCCTACAGGGCCGGGTAATGTGATGGAGACGCTAGGAGGTTGTCTAAGCACCGAACATTTCTCAATCTGGTATACTTTTACGATTGCTACTTCGGGTACATTAACCTTTACTATCAATCCAAATGCGTTTACAGACGATTATGACTGGGCAGTTTATGGCCCTAATGTGACATGCGGAAATTTAGGCGGACCGATAAGATGTAATTATTCTGCAGCGGATGGACCTACAGGGCTTAATACAACGGCAACCAATACAACGGCGGGAGCAGGAGGTTCTCCATTTTGTTCCAGTATGAACGTAGTAGCCGGACAAACGTACTATCTTATTGTAGATAACTTCTCCTCAAGCGCCAATGGATTCGTATTAACATGGGGAGGAACCGCTACACTGGTTTCACCATTTAACAGCGCATTTCAGCCATATCCTTTCATAGAACCAGGAACTCCAGGACCTACACCCAACTCCCCGAGAGAAGTTGTGGTATGTTCAAATCCAGCAGTTTTTGATTTTACGACGCTTTCTGCAGGTATTGTAAATAATAATCCTAACTTTAATGTATCGTATTATTATAGTCAAAATGACGCAATCTCAGGAAATAACCCAATCACGGCACCAATAACTGTAAATACTACGGATACGTATTATTATGCAATCACCTATTCGGTTCCTGGTGCTCCTGCTACAGCAATCAACAGGTGCAGGATTCCCGGCAATTTCAAATTTATACAAAAAGCCATTACCGGTACCAATGTAACATTAACGAAATGTAACAATAACAATGAGGGCACTGCTGTTTTTGACCTTACCACTGCTAATGTTAATCCTGATCCTACGGTCAATAGAAAGTATTATCCCACATTAACAGATCTTAATGCAGGAACTAACGAAATCACAAATCCTTATCAGTATGTTTCTGCTGGAGGTGAAGTTTATGTATTATTAACTTCAACATTCGATTGTAAGGCAACTGCAAAAATCACATTAGCTTTTTTCCCTGTAGTAACCGTAACTGAAGCAACGCTGAGATCATGTTTTATTGAAACCAATCCGGCGACAGCATCATTCGACCTTACTATAGCACCTGTAACTACTCAGGCTGGAGTTAAAACGTATTATCCATCTATGGCTGATGCGGTGGCAGGAACCAATCAGATTGCCAATCCTAGCACATACATCGCTCCAAACGGAGTTGTGTTTATAAAAGTTACGGATGCAAACGGATGTTATGGAGTAGCTAAAGTAAACCTTATTGTTCTACCTCCTGTATATTCAAATACGCTGGATGATAAAATTATCTGTATAGAAGACACTACGACACTTGATGCCGGACCTGGATTTACAGGATACAACTGGAGTACAGGTGCCACAACACAAACCATTAACAATGTCACGGTGGGCACTTATTGGGTAGATCTTAAAACCGGCGACTGTGTTACAAGACAAACTGTAAAAGTTTATCCTTCTGATCAGCCTGTTATTTCTAATATCGATATTGCCAACAACAGCATTACTGTGAATGTAGTAGGCGGAGCTGCTCCTTACAAATATTCCCTTGATGGAATCAACTGGCAGGACTCTAATATCTTCACCAATGTTCCGAGAGGCGATAATTCAATATATGTAAAAGACGGATACGATTGCGAACCTATTACAATAACTGTGATTGTTCCTAACCTTGTAAATGTAATAACTCCTAACGGAGACGGTGTTAATGATGTAATTGATTATTCCGCATTGGCAGGCAAGCAAAACTTAATACTCAGCATCTTTGACAGATATGGTGTAAAAGTGGGACAAGCCGATAAAACTAACGGATATAAGTGGGATGGAACGACAGGAGGTAAAAAAGTGCCTACGGGAACCTACTGGTATACTGTAACATGGAATGAAAACGATAAGAAAAACACACCATTCAAATTCTCAGGATGGGTAATGGTAAAGAATAGAGAATAA